One region of Haloprofundus salilacus genomic DNA includes:
- a CDS encoding NAD(P)/FAD-dependent oxidoreductase has protein sequence MNERNDEYEAIVVGGGIVGASTAYHLAREGVRALLVDRRDEGRATDAGAGILSAATSSRGSDGTWFGFATTAVDYYDELVAALEREQDGPHGYAKRGLLNVAFDEEESEQYDDVLERIRERQAAGEPPAEGTVHELTAEEARKRFPPLGETKRAFHYDDAARVDGQTFEGALRRAGEAHGLDTLEASVGSLVLDGGEIRGVVVDEGDESEEGQAGVESQIAAAAVVVAGGAWSSAFGEQLGVEIPVEPQRGQIVHLDLDADTEGWPIVSPFRHKYLVSWDDGRVAVGATRETGAGFDPKTTVEGLHDVFGEILRVAPGLADASLREVRVGLRPLAEDGLPVMGEVPGVDGAFVATGHGPTGLQLGPYSGKLVADAVRGEDVREELEPFGVGRF, from the coding sequence ATGAACGAACGAAACGACGAGTACGAGGCCATCGTCGTCGGCGGCGGCATCGTTGGCGCGTCGACCGCCTACCACCTCGCACGCGAGGGAGTCCGGGCGCTGCTCGTCGACCGACGAGACGAGGGGCGAGCGACCGACGCGGGCGCGGGTATCCTCTCGGCGGCGACGAGCAGTCGGGGGAGCGACGGGACGTGGTTCGGCTTTGCGACGACGGCCGTCGACTACTACGACGAACTCGTCGCGGCGCTGGAGCGCGAACAGGACGGTCCGCACGGATACGCCAAGCGGGGCTTACTCAACGTCGCGTTCGACGAGGAGGAATCCGAGCAGTACGACGACGTTCTCGAACGTATCCGCGAGCGACAGGCCGCCGGAGAACCGCCCGCCGAGGGGACGGTTCACGAACTCACCGCCGAGGAAGCGCGCAAGCGGTTCCCACCGCTGGGCGAGACGAAGCGCGCGTTCCACTACGACGACGCCGCACGCGTCGATGGACAGACGTTCGAGGGGGCACTCCGCCGGGCGGGCGAGGCGCACGGACTCGACACGCTCGAAGCGAGTGTCGGGTCGCTCGTCCTCGACGGCGGTGAGATACGGGGCGTCGTCGTCGACGAAGGCGACGAAAGCGAAGAAGGCCAAGCGGGCGTGGAAAGCCAGATAGCCGCCGCCGCCGTCGTCGTCGCTGGCGGCGCGTGGTCGAGCGCCTTCGGCGAGCAGTTGGGCGTCGAAATTCCCGTCGAACCACAGCGCGGCCAGATCGTCCATCTGGACCTCGACGCCGACACGGAGGGCTGGCCCATCGTCAGCCCGTTCCGCCACAAATACCTGGTGTCGTGGGACGACGGCCGCGTCGCCGTCGGGGCGACCCGCGAAACGGGCGCGGGATTCGACCCGAAGACGACCGTCGAAGGACTGCACGACGTGTTCGGGGAGATACTCCGAGTCGCGCCCGGACTCGCCGACGCGTCGCTCCGGGAGGTGCGGGTGGGGCTTCGACCGCTGGCCGAGGACGGGTTACCGGTGATGGGCGAGGTGCCCGGCGTCGACGGTGCGTTCGTGGCGACCGGTCACGGCCCGACCGGTCTGCAACTGGGGCCCTACAGCGGCAAACTCGTCGCCGACGCGGTGCGCGGCGAGGACGTGCGCGAGGAACTGGAACCGTTCGGCGTCGGGCGGTTCTGA
- a CDS encoding ACT domain-containing protein — protein MFDEIMEKFEGSPSQQAVIRLLLERGFSVNDEGRVVSGSIEIPNTQIAREIGVDRRVIDSTTEAVLADDDLRPIFQNISAIPSLLSLAPVLDLAALTVEVGDADEPGIVASITTLLADEGISIRQTVSEDPEFTDEPKLYIVTDDPIPGDLLNEISALPFVRRISLA, from the coding sequence ATGTTCGACGAAATCATGGAGAAGTTCGAGGGGAGTCCGAGCCAACAGGCGGTCATCCGCCTGCTCCTCGAACGCGGCTTTTCGGTCAACGATGAGGGACGCGTCGTCTCCGGCAGCATCGAGATTCCGAACACCCAGATTGCCCGCGAAATCGGCGTCGACCGCCGCGTTATCGACTCGACGACGGAGGCCGTCCTCGCCGACGACGACCTGCGACCCATCTTCCAGAACATCAGCGCGATTCCGAGCCTGTTGAGTCTCGCTCCCGTCCTCGATTTAGCCGCCCTGACCGTCGAAGTCGGCGACGCCGACGAACCGGGCATCGTCGCGTCGATTACGACGCTGCTCGCCGACGAGGGGATCAGCATCCGCCAGACCGTCAGCGAGGATCCCGAGTTCACAGACGAACCGAAACTGTACATCGTCACCGACGACCCCATCCCCGGCGACCTGCTGAACGAAATTTCGGCGCTCCCGTTCGTCCGGCGTATCAGCCTCGCCTGA
- a CDS encoding IMPACT family protein yields MTDAYRTVAGRASAQFEVRGSEFIGYVSPADGVDAAEAFVAEIEAKHPDATHNVPAYRVPAGPVSASPPGDVMLREYQSDDGEPTGSSGKPALNVLVQRDIRNVVAVVTRYYGGTNLGVGGLARSYSRAVKEAVDAAGVVEELPHETCSLEVEYDDSGTVRGILESAGVEFDAEYEESVSFEVRVAVNEADELRERLRNATSGRVEIGE; encoded by the coding sequence ATGACCGACGCCTATCGCACCGTCGCTGGGCGGGCGAGCGCGCAGTTCGAGGTCCGCGGGTCGGAGTTTATCGGCTACGTCTCCCCCGCCGACGGCGTCGACGCCGCGGAGGCGTTCGTCGCCGAAATCGAAGCAAAGCATCCGGACGCGACGCACAACGTCCCCGCCTACCGCGTCCCCGCGGGTCCCGTCTCCGCATCCCCCCCAGGCGACGTGATGCTCCGCGAGTACCAGAGCGACGACGGCGAACCGACGGGGTCGTCGGGGAAACCGGCACTGAACGTCCTCGTCCAGCGGGACATCAGAAACGTCGTCGCAGTCGTGACGCGCTACTACGGCGGGACGAACCTCGGCGTCGGCGGACTCGCGCGGTCGTACTCCCGCGCTGTCAAGGAAGCCGTCGACGCGGCGGGCGTCGTCGAGGAACTGCCGCACGAGACGTGTTCTCTCGAAGTGGAGTACGACGATTCGGGGACCGTTCGCGGCATCTTGGAGAGCGCGGGCGTCGAGTTCGACGCCGAGTACGAAGAGTCGGTCAGCTTCGAGGTCCGCGTGGCCGTCAACGAGGCGGACGAGTTACGAGAGCGACTGCGGAACGCGACGAGCGGACGCGTCGAAATCGGGGAGTGA
- a CDS encoding TRAP transporter permease yields MTVDDTSPKDDELSEEEKQELIDELERKRNLRGGAAVAVAFVGIMFSAFQMWLAARGFIFEATLPGIGTVRLAALQQLQIRAIHVVFALILAFMLYPPTSGDGFFSRRLSRVVPGLERAYGSEHPATRAATSIRSGVRWAIADPYRTRVTPVDIVLVLFSALTAAYMITDYDEIQTLRALGLGSGRTTAEIYPFLAPLVDAVSALGIPFDEVSYAFVLGAIGILLVLEATRRTLGTLLMGIVSMFILYARYAGNIPQDIPYLGILSTLSASWDSVIQNLWYNTANGVFGVPVEVSVRYIYIFVLFGAFLEMSGAGQWFIDLAYSMTGSRKGGPAKASILSSGFMGTISGSSIANTVTTGAFTIPLMKRSGYRPEFAGGVEASASSGGQILPPVMGAAAFLIVEFVGVSYDEVIIAATIPAIVFFFGVWVMVHLEASREGIGGVDASELVAVRSHLRRGWFYLAPIALLLVYLIGIRYSVSRSAWYTIVAIIALIALVATYNERTRVPLLGTIAALFAFETAARLLTGAGIVGAVTGAGTGGMAPRAALDAAAGQLGTIIILVSAAFLLARPRSPSPLLEYDAAVDDAAETTAEAFGRRSLADNNAYRFGTFVLKAMESGARTATVVVVAVAAAGIIPGVISVSGLGPNLVALIEAVSGGSLILLLVITAISSIILGMGMPTTVTYIILVALLGGAISELANIPLLAAHLFILYFGVIADITPPVAVAAYAASGVAKSDPFKTGIEAFTLSLNKAIVPFAFVFAPGILLIRGESTEQYHILTFADVADLGYFVPEVVVPIVGLFIGVLALGPTIIGYFYSPVATVERALFAVSSILLMAPQMLLDPLFTILSGTGISIGVEILTLDLLLRAVGGVLFGALALRNRRQMEGDRAEPSSATPTTD; encoded by the coding sequence ATGACTGTCGACGATACCTCACCCAAAGACGACGAACTCTCCGAGGAGGAGAAACAGGAACTCATCGACGAACTGGAGCGAAAGCGGAACCTTCGCGGCGGTGCCGCCGTCGCCGTCGCGTTCGTCGGGATCATGTTCTCGGCGTTCCAGATGTGGCTCGCCGCGCGTGGGTTCATCTTCGAGGCGACGCTGCCCGGCATCGGGACGGTTCGCCTCGCCGCGCTCCAACAGCTACAGATTCGCGCGATTCACGTCGTCTTCGCGCTCATCCTCGCGTTCATGCTCTACCCGCCGACGTCGGGCGACGGCTTCTTCTCGCGGCGACTCTCGCGGGTCGTCCCCGGACTCGAACGCGCCTACGGGTCGGAGCACCCGGCAACGCGAGCGGCGACGAGCATCCGCTCGGGCGTTCGCTGGGCCATCGCCGACCCGTACCGGACCCGAGTTACGCCGGTCGATATCGTGCTCGTGCTGTTCTCGGCGCTGACGGCGGCGTACATGATCACCGACTACGACGAGATTCAGACGCTTCGCGCGCTCGGACTCGGCTCCGGCCGCACCACCGCCGAGATATACCCGTTCCTCGCGCCCCTCGTCGACGCTGTCTCGGCGCTCGGTATCCCGTTCGACGAGGTGTCGTACGCATTCGTCCTCGGCGCTATCGGCATCCTGCTCGTGCTCGAGGCGACGCGGCGGACGCTCGGGACGCTGCTCATGGGTATCGTCTCGATGTTCATCCTCTACGCCCGGTACGCCGGCAACATCCCCCAGGACATCCCGTATCTCGGCATCCTCTCTACGCTATCGGCGTCGTGGGACTCCGTGATTCAGAACCTCTGGTACAACACCGCCAACGGCGTCTTCGGCGTCCCCGTCGAGGTGAGCGTCCGCTACATCTACATCTTCGTCCTCTTCGGGGCGTTTCTGGAGATGAGCGGCGCTGGCCAGTGGTTCATCGACCTCGCTTACTCGATGACCGGGTCGCGAAAGGGCGGCCCGGCGAAGGCGAGTATCCTCTCCAGCGGCTTCATGGGAACTATCAGCGGTTCCTCCATCGCCAACACAGTCACGACGGGCGCGTTCACCATCCCGCTGATGAAGCGCTCGGGCTACCGCCCGGAGTTCGCTGGGGGCGTCGAAGCCTCCGCCTCATCCGGCGGGCAGATTCTCCCGCCGGTGATGGGTGCGGCGGCGTTCCTCATCGTTGAGTTCGTCGGCGTCTCCTACGACGAGGTCATCATCGCAGCGACGATTCCCGCCATCGTCTTCTTCTTCGGCGTCTGGGTGATGGTCCACCTCGAAGCGTCGCGCGAAGGAATCGGCGGCGTCGACGCCTCCGAACTCGTCGCCGTCAGAAGTCACCTGCGCCGCGGGTGGTTCTACCTCGCGCCCATCGCCTTGCTGCTCGTCTACCTCATCGGCATCCGGTACTCCGTCTCGCGCTCGGCGTGGTACACCATCGTCGCCATCATCGCGCTCATCGCACTCGTCGCCACCTACAACGAGCGGACGCGCGTGCCGCTGCTCGGGACTATCGCCGCGCTGTTCGCCTTTGAAACGGCTGCCCGCCTGCTAACCGGTGCGGGCATCGTCGGCGCGGTGACCGGTGCGGGAACCGGCGGGATGGCGCCCCGCGCGGCGCTCGACGCCGCGGCCGGACAGCTCGGCACCATCATCATCCTTGTGAGCGCAGCGTTCCTGCTCGCGCGACCGCGCTCTCCGTCGCCGCTCTTGGAGTACGACGCCGCCGTCGACGACGCGGCCGAGACGACAGCCGAGGCCTTCGGCCGCCGCTCGCTCGCCGACAACAACGCCTACCGCTTCGGGACGTTCGTCCTGAAGGCGATGGAGTCGGGCGCGCGCACCGCGACGGTTGTCGTCGTCGCCGTTGCCGCCGCGGGTATCATCCCCGGCGTCATCAGCGTCTCCGGTCTCGGACCGAACCTCGTCGCGCTCATCGAAGCCGTCTCCGGCGGTTCGCTCATCCTCCTCTTGGTCATCACCGCCATCTCCTCTATCATCCTCGGGATGGGGATGCCGACGACGGTGACGTACATCATCCTCGTCGCGCTGCTCGGCGGCGCGATTTCGGAACTCGCGAACATCCCGCTGCTGGCGGCGCACCTGTTCATCCTCTACTTCGGCGTCATCGCCGACATCACGCCGCCAGTCGCCGTCGCGGCGTACGCCGCTTCCGGGGTGGCGAAGTCTGACCCGTTCAAGACGGGTATAGAGGCGTTCACGCTCTCGCTGAACAAGGCCATCGTCCCGTTCGCGTTCGTCTTCGCGCCCGGCATCCTGCTCATCCGCGGCGAGAGCACGGAGCAGTACCACATCCTCACCTTCGCTGACGTGGCCGACCTGGGCTACTTCGTCCCGGAGGTGGTCGTCCCCATCGTCGGACTGTTCATCGGCGTACTCGCCCTCGGGCCGACTATCATCGGTTACTTCTACTCGCCGGTCGCCACCGTCGAGCGCGCGCTGTTCGCCGTCTCCTCGATTCTGCTCATGGCGCCGCAGATGCTACTCGACCCGTTGTTCACGATTCTCTCAGGAACCGGGATAAGCATCGGTGTCGAGATACTGACGCTCGACCTGCTGCTCCGTGCGGTCGGCGGCGTGCTGTTCGGCGCGCTGGCGCTACGGAACCGACGGCAGATGGAGGGCGACCGCGCTGAACCGTCGTCGGCGACGCCGACGACCGACTGA